In Candidatus Nealsonbacteria bacterium DGGOD1a, one DNA window encodes the following:
- a CDS encoding transposase — MRKEPFFVGDFVHVYNRGNRRMDIVSDTNDRWRFVNILRYFNDEMSSVNKLRNISFLLKSNFNRYSWPKEWKAQRPIVKILAYCLMPNHFHLLLKEIKEGGITAFMRRVGVGYTNYKNTKENNVGKIFQGSYKARTIKDEIHLQYVDAYIQVFNPFELIDGADLKNNFDKAFRAAADYNFCSLAESFGEKNRLIVDRDILADKFETIEKYKEFAYDAFSCGGITKFLREASID, encoded by the coding sequence ATGAGAAAAGAGCCTTTTTTTGTTGGTGATTTTGTGCATGTTTATAACCGGGGCAATCGTAGGATGGATATTGTTAGCGATACCAATGACCGTTGGCGGTTTGTGAATATTTTGAGATATTTCAATGACGAAATGTCCTCGGTTAACAAATTGCGCAATATCTCATTTTTATTGAAATCGAATTTTAACCGGTATAGTTGGCCTAAAGAATGGAAAGCCCAGCGACCGATAGTTAAAATATTGGCATATTGCCTTATGCCGAATCATTTTCACTTACTTTTGAAAGAAATCAAGGAAGGCGGGATTACCGCATTTATGCGGCGCGTGGGCGTTGGCTATACGAACTATAAAAATACAAAAGAAAATAATGTAGGGAAAATTTTTCAAGGTTCCTATAAGGCGCGAACGATTAAAGACGAAATTCATCTGCAATATGTTGATGCATATATACAAGTTTTTAACCCATTTGAATTAATCGATGGAGCTGACTTAAAAAATAATTTTGATAAGGCTTTTAGGGCGGCCGCAGACTATAATTTCTGCAGCTTGGCCGAATCGTTTGGAGAAAAGAATAGATTAATTGTGGATCGGGATATTTTGGCGGATAAATTTGAAACAATTGAAAAATACAAAGAATTTGCTTACGATGCGTTCAGTTGCGGCGGAATTACTAAATTTTTACGCGAGGCGTCGATTGATTAA
- the rpmE gene encoding 50S ribosomal protein L31 has translation MKKDIHPKYYPDAQVKCSCGKTYSIGSTKEYTETETCSSCHPFYTGKARLVNAMGRVDKFLKKVAKKDTFAKKAK, from the coding sequence ATGAAAAAAGACATCCATCCCAAATATTATCCCGATGCGCAGGTGAAATGTTCGTGCGGGAAAACCTATTCCATCGGTTCGACCAAGGAATACACCGAAACCGAAACTTGTTCGTCCTGCCACCCCTTCTATACCGGCAAGGCCAGATTGGTGAACGCCATGGGACGCGTGGACAAGTTCCTGAAGAAGGTTGCCAAAAAAGACACTTTCGCCAAAAAAGCGAAATAA
- the pheT gene encoding phenylalanine--tRNA ligase subunit beta, protein MLFSYSWLQSFFEKKLPEPKVLADLIIRHSFEVEGMEKKGKDTIFDISILSNRPDCFAHIGIAREIGAVLGRKLILPKAKADKMKNAVAAKTLADVKIENPEACRRYTAMMVSGVKIGPSPKWMRERLEACGMRAINNVVDATNYVLLETGQPLHAFDWDKLQNVGSKTKAKKIIVRFARNGETIDALTGKKYELDSKTLVISDETGPLAVAGIKGGRRAEISEKTAVIVIESANFDRRSVRAASRRLGLQTDASLRFEHDLDPGQTAEVARRAAELIAQISGGQVLAGAVDRYPASAKPKKIILEMETAEKLLGIQLQTARVKKILESLGFSVRKGKGLSLEVASPTRRTDVFAPQDLIEEIGRIGGYEAIDPKLPAATIAPPAENYFWRWKNIAKDALAAAGWTETRNSTFISAGDCRNFDFRENDVLEIKNPVNADLRFMRPSLLPGLLKNAAANSQTEILRQFEIGRIFAPDLRMEPTMLSGFDRGGSFFEAKGALEFVCRKLGIADFRCAPLGDRVDSLFDPARSARVFANGKEIGIIGQLAAAVGAALGLGPLAVFELSLDALSAMATRKIEYKRLSIYPEAIRDISVDMPIQTLSGDVMDAVKAADNLKLIKSFEISGAPYISGKNKNILFKFHLHSDQKTLDSKEIGDWQEKTIGAIEKNPEWRVKK, encoded by the coding sequence ATGTTGTTTAGCTATTCTTGGCTTCAATCGTTTTTTGAGAAGAAATTGCCTGAACCCAAAGTTCTGGCGGATTTGATAATCCGGCACAGTTTTGAGGTGGAGGGGATGGAAAAAAAAGGAAAGGACACGATCTTTGATATTTCAATTTTGTCCAACCGGCCGGATTGTTTCGCGCATATCGGCATCGCGCGGGAGATTGGTGCGGTTTTGGGCCGAAAATTGATATTGCCCAAAGCAAAAGCGGATAAAATGAAAAACGCGGTCGCGGCCAAAACTTTGGCGGATGTGAAAATCGAAAATCCGGAAGCCTGCCGGCGTTATACGGCGATGATGGTGAGCGGCGTCAAGATCGGGCCGTCGCCCAAATGGATGCGGGAGCGGCTTGAGGCGTGCGGAATGCGCGCAATCAACAATGTGGTTGACGCGACCAATTATGTACTCTTGGAAACCGGCCAGCCTTTACATGCGTTTGATTGGGACAAACTTCAGAATGTCGGTTCAAAAACAAAAGCCAAAAAAATTATCGTGCGTTTCGCGAGAAACGGCGAAACAATCGACGCGCTGACCGGAAAAAAATACGAACTGGACTCAAAGACTCTGGTTATCAGCGATGAAACCGGACCGCTGGCGGTCGCGGGCATCAAAGGCGGCCGGCGCGCGGAGATTTCGGAAAAAACTGCCGTGATTGTGATCGAATCGGCCAATTTCGACCGCCGGTCGGTGCGAGCGGCGTCGCGCCGGCTTGGTTTGCAGACCGACGCGTCGCTGCGTTTCGAGCATGACCTTGATCCGGGCCAAACCGCCGAGGTTGCCCGGCGCGCCGCGGAACTGATCGCCCAAATTTCCGGGGGACAGGTTTTGGCGGGCGCGGTGGATCGCTATCCCGCTTCGGCAAAGCCAAAGAAGATTATTTTGGAAATGGAAACCGCGGAAAAGCTGTTGGGAATCCAATTGCAGACCGCGCGCGTGAAAAAGATATTGGAATCGCTGGGCTTTTCGGTGCGCAAAGGCAAGGGGCTGTCGCTGGAGGTCGCGTCGCCCACGCGCCGCACCGATGTTTTCGCGCCGCAGGACTTGATTGAAGAAATCGGCCGTATCGGCGGCTATGAGGCGATTGATCCGAAATTGCCGGCGGCGACAATCGCGCCGCCGGCGGAAAATTATTTTTGGCGGTGGAAAAACATCGCAAAAGACGCGCTGGCCGCGGCCGGATGGACCGAGACGCGCAATTCCACTTTCATATCCGCCGGCGATTGCCGAAATTTCGATTTTAGGGAGAATGATGTTTTGGAGATTAAGAATCCGGTTAACGCGGATTTGAGGTTTATGCGGCCCAGCCTTTTGCCGGGGTTGCTGAAAAACGCGGCGGCCAATTCGCAAACCGAAATTTTGCGGCAATTTGAGATCGGGCGGATTTTCGCGCCGGATTTGCGGATGGAGCCGACAATGCTGTCCGGGTTTGACCGCGGCGGTTCGTTTTTTGAAGCGAAGGGCGCGCTGGAATTTGTTTGCCGGAAGTTGGGCATCGCGGATTTTCGCTGCGCGCCGCTGGGAGACCGCGTTGATTCGCTTTTTGACCCGGCGCGGAGCGCGCGCGTTTTTGCCAACGGCAAGGAAATCGGCATTATCGGGCAACTGGCCGCGGCGGTTGGCGCGGCATTGGGATTGGGGCCGTTGGCGGTTTTTGAGCTAAGTTTGGATGCGTTATCGGCGATGGCTACGCGGAAGATTGAATACAAGCGGTTGTCGATTTATCCCGAAGCGATTCGCGATATTTCGGTTGATATGCCGATTCAAACATTGTCGGGCGATGTGATGGACGCGGTAAAAGCGGCGGACAATCTGAAATTGATTAAAAGTTTTGAAATATCCGGCGCGCCGTACATTTCCGGCAAAAATAAAAACATTTTGTTTAAATTCCATCTCCACTCCGATCAAAAAACGCTGGATTCAAAAGAGATCGGCGATTGGCAGGAAAAAACCATCGGCGCGATCGAGAAAAATCCGGAGTGGCGGGTAAAAAAATAA
- the rpsB gene encoding 30S ribosomal protein S2 — MNNNLSVEEMSKAGLQFGHKKSRIHPKMKPYIFGVRNTVFIIDLEKVVDKFQAALDYIEKIVGEGKTIVIVGTKTQFKKMVKEAALAGDMPYVNERWLGGTFTNFKIIKKRIDYFKELERKTAAGEFEKYTKKEQSEIQKEIKVLEKKLGGIKMMEKMPEAIFVLDMKKDKLAVKEASENGVKVIGIADVNIDPNLADYSIIANDDSMSSMTYILGKVKEAVLAGKQAIAEKPATESK; from the coding sequence ATGAATAACAATCTTTCAGTTGAAGAAATGTCAAAAGCGGGCTTGCAATTCGGCCATAAGAAATCAAGGATTCATCCCAAGATGAAGCCTTATATTTTTGGCGTGCGCAATACGGTTTTCATTATCGATCTTGAAAAAGTGGTTGATAAATTCCAAGCGGCCTTGGATTATATTGAAAAAATCGTGGGCGAAGGCAAAACAATCGTGATCGTGGGCACCAAGACCCAGTTCAAGAAGATGGTCAAAGAAGCGGCGCTGGCGGGCGATATGCCCTATGTCAACGAACGCTGGCTCGGCGGAACCTTCACCAATTTCAAAATTATCAAAAAACGCATTGACTATTTCAAAGAGCTGGAGCGCAAGACCGCGGCCGGCGAGTTTGAAAAATACACCAAAAAAGAGCAGTCCGAGATCCAAAAGGAGATCAAAGTTCTGGAAAAGAAGCTGGGCGGAATCAAGATGATGGAGAAAATGCCCGAAGCCATTTTCGTTCTCGATATGAAGAAGGACAAATTGGCGGTTAAGGAAGCCAGCGAAAATGGCGTGAAGGTGATCGGCATTGCCGATGTTAACATCGATCCCAACTTGGCCGATTATTCGATCATTGCCAATGACGACTCGATGTCGTCGATGACCTATATCTTGGGCAAGGTTAAGGAAGCGGTTTTGGCCGGCAAGCAAGCTATCGCGGAAAAACCCGCAACGGAATCAAAGTAA
- a CDS encoding 50S ribosomal protein L25 has protein sequence MLTLKSKSRTELGRDTQELRQNGFIPAVLYGPGIANKNIAVDIKEFVKMFRQSGKSSLISLAVEGEKNSFMVLINDIDTDPVSGNIIHADLYQPDLTKEIEAEVPLVFEGESPAVKDLGGTLVKNISDITVKALPADLPREIKVDISKLATFEDAILVKDLIIGDKVELLKNPDEIVALAAPVQKVEEELEKPIEEKVEEVGTVEKKEKDVVTEEEAAPTAKK, from the coding sequence ATGCTTACGCTTAAATCAAAATCAAGAACAGAACTTGGCCGCGACACGCAAGAATTGCGCCAGAACGGGTTTATTCCGGCGGTATTGTACGGCCCGGGTATTGCCAACAAGAACATCGCGGTCGATATCAAAGAATTCGTGAAGATGTTTCGCCAGTCGGGCAAAAGCTCGTTGATATCTCTGGCGGTCGAGGGCGAAAAAAACAGTTTTATGGTGCTGATCAACGACATTGACACCGATCCGGTGTCGGGCAATATCATCCATGCCGATCTTTATCAGCCGGACTTGACCAAAGAAATCGAAGCCGAAGTGCCGCTGGTGTTCGAAGGCGAATCGCCGGCCGTCAAAGATTTGGGAGGCACATTGGTTAAAAATATCTCCGATATTACCGTGAAAGCTCTGCCGGCCGATCTGCCGCGCGAAATCAAGGTTGACATTTCCAAACTCGCCACTTTCGAAGATGCCATTCTGGTTAAGGATTTGATCATCGGCGATAAAGTGGAATTGCTCAAGAATCCCGACGAGATCGTGGCTTTGGCCGCTCCGGTGCAAAAAGTGGAAGAAGAACTGGAAAAACCGATTGAAGAAAAAGTCGAGGAAGTCGGCACAGTGGAGAAAAAGGAGAAGGATGTGGTTACCGAAGAAGAAGCCGCTCCGACGGCGAAGAAGTAG
- the prfA gene encoding peptide chain release factor 1, whose translation MTQALSPRQEYDKILNQLSDPELISDWEKFETLNKRKSFLEKLIEKESEIREIGNKIEENRLIILSEEDPELTSLAEVENEQLKARQTILEKESQELIKSENKPAGPDAIVVEIRGGTGGEEAALFAADIYRMYARFAQTKGWNQKILDSNQTEIGGYKEIIFELKGKGVWEAMKYEGGVHRIQRIPETEKNGRIHTSTATVAVLPKPKKSEISIRPDEIRIEFCRSSGPGGQFVNKRESAVRITHIPTGLAVFSQTERNQLQNRENAMALLEYRLQEKRTADENAAFGGARKEQIGGGERSEKIRTYNIPQDRVTDHRIKKSWHDIEGIFNGNIEDISKSLQEELDKPE comes from the coding sequence ATGACGCAAGCTCTTTCTCCCCGGCAAGAATACGATAAAATTCTCAATCAACTCAGCGACCCTGAGTTGATTTCCGATTGGGAAAAGTTCGAAACCCTCAACAAAAGAAAGTCATTTCTCGAAAAATTGATCGAAAAAGAAAGCGAGATCAGAGAAATCGGCAACAAAATCGAAGAAAACCGGCTCATCATACTCTCCGAAGAAGACCCCGAATTGACATCGCTGGCCGAGGTTGAAAACGAACAATTAAAGGCTCGGCAAACGATTCTGGAAAAGGAATCGCAAGAATTGATCAAAAGCGAGAACAAACCGGCCGGACCGGATGCCATCGTGGTTGAAATCCGCGGCGGTACCGGCGGCGAGGAAGCGGCGCTGTTCGCGGCGGATATTTACCGCATGTACGCGCGCTTTGCCCAAACCAAAGGCTGGAATCAAAAAATTCTGGACTCAAACCAAACCGAAATCGGCGGTTATAAAGAGATAATTTTTGAGCTCAAAGGCAAGGGCGTTTGGGAAGCGATGAAATACGAAGGCGGCGTGCACCGCATCCAGCGCATTCCTGAAACCGAAAAAAACGGCCGCATCCACACTTCAACCGCGACCGTGGCCGTCTTGCCCAAACCGAAAAAGAGTGAAATTTCCATCCGGCCCGATGAAATCAGGATTGAATTTTGCCGGTCGTCCGGCCCGGGCGGCCAGTTCGTGAACAAACGCGAATCCGCGGTGCGCATCACGCATATCCCAACCGGACTGGCGGTGTTTTCGCAAACCGAACGCAACCAACTTCAAAACCGCGAAAACGCCATGGCCCTGCTTGAATACCGCTTGCAGGAAAAACGCACGGCCGATGAAAACGCGGCCTTTGGCGGCGCCCGCAAGGAACAGATCGGCGGCGGCGAGCGCAGTGAAAAGATCCGCACTTACAATATTCCGCAAGACCGCGTCACCGACCATCGCATCAAAAAAAGCTGGCACGACATCGAAGGCATCTTCAACGGCAACATCGAAGACATCTCCAAATCCCTGCAGGAAGAATTGGATAAACCGGAATAA
- a CDS encoding elongation factor Ts: MANIELIKQLRDETGISIGECKKAVEEGGSIEKAKEILKKWGKDLASKKSDRTTGQGKVDAYLHANGKIGVMVELRCETDFVANSDDFKCLAHELCLQIAAMGDDLEIILASPWIKNPSKSVKDLIEETVAKVGENIVLKKAARFEI; this comes from the coding sequence ATGGCAAACATTGAACTTATCAAACAGCTTCGCGATGAGACCGGAATTTCCATTGGCGAATGCAAAAAAGCCGTCGAAGAAGGCGGCAGTATTGAAAAAGCCAAAGAAATTCTGAAAAAATGGGGTAAGGATTTGGCGTCCAAAAAGAGCGATCGAACGACCGGCCAGGGCAAGGTTGACGCGTATCTTCACGCGAACGGCAAGATCGGCGTGATGGTCGAGTTGCGTTGCGAAACCGACTTTGTGGCAAATTCCGATGATTTCAAATGCCTCGCGCACGAGCTTTGCTTGCAAATTGCGGCCATGGGTGATGATCTGGAAATCATTTTAGCTTCGCCGTGGATCAAAAATCCGTCGAAATCCGTCAAAGATCTCATCGAGGAAACCGTTGCCAAAGTGGGCGAGAACATTGTCCTCAAGAAAGCGGCCAGATTTGAAATATAA
- a CDS encoding carbohydrate kinase family protein, with protein sequence MFDAITFGSAAWDAFMDLPPKFVKKSAHFTPAKNLVFDLGSKIDVPATRFAFGGGGVNTARTFAAQGLDTAYCGMVGDDIPGREAIEYLKGLGVDASMAVKTDKISTNSSVVLNAPGMDRVILVYRGASELLENKNIQWDKMNAKLFYLAPLSGKLCRLTEQITAHAKKQGAMVAANLGNSQLEMGRACIKGLLARIDVLILNLEEAAAMTGANCADEARIIKRIVYMHPKINVITKGKDGAIIIAGEKIYEAKLKPFKVVDVTGAGDAFASGFMSGMMASGNDVEYSMKLALVNAKHCLSSRGSEGLPAKQNRHLIEQENIKVKIRPLKD encoded by the coding sequence ATGTTTGATGCAATTACTTTCGGGAGCGCGGCGTGGGACGCGTTTATGGATCTGCCGCCAAAATTCGTTAAAAAAAGCGCGCATTTCACTCCGGCAAAGAATTTGGTTTTTGATCTGGGATCAAAAATCGATGTTCCCGCAACGCGGTTTGCCTTTGGCGGGGGCGGCGTGAATACCGCCCGGACATTCGCCGCGCAGGGTCTTGATACCGCCTATTGCGGCATGGTGGGCGACGACATTCCCGGCCGTGAAGCGATTGAGTATCTGAAAGGATTGGGCGTTGACGCTTCAATGGCGGTGAAAACCGATAAAATTTCCACCAACAGTTCCGTGGTGCTGAACGCTCCGGGGATGGATCGCGTGATTTTGGTTTATCGCGGCGCGTCGGAATTGTTGGAAAACAAAAATATCCAATGGGACAAAATGAACGCCAAATTGTTTTATTTGGCGCCGTTGTCGGGCAAATTATGCCGTCTGACCGAGCAAATCACCGCGCATGCCAAAAAACAAGGCGCGATGGTGGCGGCCAATTTGGGCAATTCACAACTGGAGATGGGGCGGGCGTGCATTAAAGGTCTGCTGGCGCGGATTGATGTTTTGATATTGAATCTTGAGGAGGCCGCGGCGATGACGGGAGCGAATTGCGCCGATGAAGCAAGGATTATCAAAAGAATCGTCTATATGCATCCGAAAATCAATGTGATCACGAAAGGCAAGGACGGCGCGATAATCATTGCCGGCGAGAAAATCTATGAGGCAAAATTAAAACCCTTTAAGGTTGTCGATGTCACCGGCGCCGGAGACGCGTTCGCTTCAGGATTTATGTCGGGAATGATGGCAAGCGGCAACGATGTCGAATATTCAATGAAGCTGGCGCTGGTTAACGCCAAACATTGCTTGTCTTCGCGCGGCTCCGAAGGCCTGCCGGCAAAACAGAATCGCCACTTGATCGAGCAAGAAAACATCAAAGTCAAAATCCGTCCGTTGAAAGATTGA
- a CDS encoding lytic murein transglycosylase, producing MNTKPIIAIFSALILLSASGRELFAQATTIETGECTDKATCQSLLDKYESLLKQYDSDITKTAGEKKTLQNQISALKKKADSLAIQIKKSNAMIGDITLQISDTEDSVKTTGEKISDSQRYLATIVRAIDDADQTPLIQSLLAERKLSDFFDNLVYLENLNEKSNRILQDIKGLKQSLEDQKVGLENEKGDLEETTKMKELQRQAHEQAKAEYNKTLLVKDAELKQTTEAKKLTAQVIQKIRERLFSLAGVADSDAPNFEQAYQIAKTAGAATGVRPAFLLAILTQESNLGKNVGQCYMTNDATGAGINIRTGAATAKVMKPTRDVAPFIEIVTAIGKDPHATRVSCPMSFGYGGAMGPGQFIPSTWKLYASRLQAVLGRPGNPWNINDAFMATALYVSDYGATSQTTAGEWKAAMIYFAGTVNTKYRFYGDNVVAIAQGYADDIAAIEGR from the coding sequence ATGAATACCAAACCAATAATCGCGATTTTTTCGGCATTGATATTGTTGTCCGCGTCCGGGCGGGAATTATTCGCGCAAGCGACAACGATTGAAACCGGCGAGTGCACCGACAAAGCGACTTGCCAGTCGCTTCTGGACAAATACGAATCGTTATTGAAGCAGTATGATTCCGACATCACCAAAACCGCCGGAGAGAAAAAAACCTTGCAGAACCAAATTTCGGCGTTGAAGAAGAAAGCCGATTCGCTGGCAATTCAGATCAAGAAGAGCAATGCGATGATCGGGGACATCACGCTCCAGATTAGCGATACCGAGGATTCGGTGAAAACGACCGGCGAAAAGATTAGCGATTCGCAAAGATATCTGGCGACGATCGTGCGCGCCATTGACGATGCCGACCAGACGCCGCTGATTCAATCGCTTTTGGCCGAGCGGAAATTGTCGGATTTCTTTGACAATCTGGTTTATCTGGAAAATTTGAACGAAAAATCAAACCGGATTTTGCAGGACATCAAAGGGTTGAAACAATCATTGGAGGATCAGAAAGTCGGCCTTGAAAACGAGAAGGGCGATTTGGAAGAAACCACCAAAATGAAAGAATTGCAAAGGCAGGCGCACGAACAAGCCAAAGCCGAATACAACAAAACTCTTTTGGTGAAAGATGCCGAATTAAAGCAAACAACCGAAGCCAAAAAATTGACCGCGCAAGTGATTCAAAAAATCAGGGAAAGGCTGTTTTCGCTGGCGGGCGTCGCCGATTCGGACGCGCCGAACTTTGAACAGGCCTACCAGATCGCCAAAACCGCGGGCGCGGCGACCGGAGTGCGGCCGGCGTTTTTATTGGCGATTTTGACGCAGGAATCGAATCTGGGCAAAAATGTGGGTCAGTGTTATATGACCAACGACGCGACTGGCGCGGGTATTAATATCAGGACCGGCGCCGCCACCGCCAAGGTAATGAAGCCGACGCGCGATGTGGCGCCGTTTATCGAAATCGTTACCGCGATCGGCAAAGATCCGCACGCGACCCGGGTTTCCTGCCCGATGAGTTTCGGTTACGGCGGCGCGATGGGTCCGGGGCAATTTATTCCGTCCACATGGAAGCTTTACGCGTCGCGCTTGCAGGCGGTTTTGGGCCGTCCGGGAAACCCTTGGAACATCAATGACGCGTTTATGGCCACGGCTTTGTATGTTTCCGACTACGGCGCCACCAGCCAAACCACGGCGGGCGAATGGAAAGCGGCAATGATCTACTTTGCCGGCACGGTGAACACCAAGTACCGTTTCTACGGCGACAATGTCGTGGCGATCGCCCAAGGGTACGCGGACGATATTGCCGCGATCGAGGGAAGGTAA
- a CDS encoding phenylalanine--tRNA ligase subunit alpha, with translation MDSLDLEKIKMEAVAEIGAAQSENELVSVNKRYLDKDGTLGEFFKSLGSLSKEERGVAGVKANRIKQEILAVFEKKASELKEKNKNKRSDKDWLDVTLPGINPRVGHLHPLTLVERRIVEIFYGMGFEIIQSQEIENEWYNFDALNIPKDHPARDVFDTLFLKDGSPLRPHTSPGQVRYMENHQPPLRVIVPGRVFRRDAVDASHMPNFYQIEGLMVDKALSVANFKAVIDEFFKQFFCDSETELDVYGKNSAKATAEKDNIRLRPSFFPFTEPSFEVDLRCVHCAGKGCSACKGTGWMEVMGAGMVHPNVLKNAGVNPQFWQGFAFGIGMDRLAMIKYKVNDIRLFYENDQRFLEQF, from the coding sequence ATGGATAGTTTGGATTTGGAAAAAATCAAGATGGAGGCGGTTGCGGAAATCGGGGCGGCTCAAAGCGAGAATGAGCTGGTTTCGGTTAACAAGAGATATTTGGACAAGGATGGAACGCTGGGGGAATTTTTCAAATCTTTGGGATCGCTGTCTAAAGAGGAGCGCGGGGTTGCCGGGGTGAAGGCCAATCGGATAAAACAAGAGATATTGGCGGTGTTTGAAAAAAAAGCGTCGGAGTTGAAGGAAAAAAACAAAAACAAGCGGTCGGACAAGGATTGGCTGGATGTTACTCTGCCCGGAATTAATCCGAGGGTGGGACATTTGCATCCGCTCACCTTGGTGGAGCGGCGGATCGTTGAGATTTTTTACGGGATGGGATTCGAGATTATTCAAAGCCAGGAGATCGAAAACGAGTGGTACAATTTTGACGCGCTGAATATTCCCAAAGATCATCCGGCGCGCGATGTGTTTGACACTTTATTTTTAAAAGACGGATCGCCTCTGCGTCCGCACACAAGTCCGGGGCAGGTGCGCTATATGGAAAATCATCAGCCGCCTTTGCGAGTGATCGTGCCCGGCCGAGTTTTTCGCCGCGACGCGGTTGACGCGTCCCATATGCCCAATTTTTATCAGATTGAAGGGTTGATGGTTGACAAAGCGCTTTCGGTGGCCAATTTCAAGGCGGTTATCGATGAATTCTTCAAGCAGTTTTTTTGCGATTCCGAAACCGAACTTGATGTTTATGGGAAAAATTCCGCCAAGGCAACCGCGGAAAAAGACAATATCCGGTTGCGGCCGTCGTTTTTTCCGTTTACCGAGCCATCGTTCGAGGTTGATTTGCGGTGCGTGCATTGCGCGGGCAAGGGTTGTTCGGCGTGCAAAGGCACGGGTTGGATGGAAGTGATGGGCGCGGGCATGGTGCATCCGAATGTTTTGAAGAACGCGGGGGTCAATCCGCAATTCTGGCAGGGGTTCGCTTTTGGGATTGGAATGGACCGGCTGGCGATGATCAAATATAAAGTCAACGACATTCGCCTGTTTTACGAAAACGACCAGAGATTTTTGGAACAATTCTAA